A DNA window from Paenibacillus sp. HWE-109 contains the following coding sequences:
- the plsX gene encoding phosphate acyltransferase PlsX, protein MRIAIDAMGGDNAPKIVVEGALAAAKEWKDVHIILVGNSAAIEAHLTERPANLTIRHTEEVIEAEDEPVKAVRRKKDSSMVVAGRLVREKEAEAMISAGNTGALMTTGLLVVGRIPGIERPALAPMIPTMDGSGVLALDLGANMDATPEQLVQYAIMGSIYRAKVHGINKPRVGLLNVGTEAAKGNELTKTAYPLMEQAPIHFVGNVESSQVLRAKCDVIVCDGFAGNIMLKTLEGAASAIFSALKQEFTKSLFTKLAAAVLKPGLTQFRKKLDYNEHGAAPFLGIDGLVLKSHGSSDANAIKNAVRQARIALQNDLVGTISAEISHGKRDITT, encoded by the coding sequence ATGCGGATCGCGATTGATGCAATGGGCGGCGATAATGCTCCTAAGATCGTAGTGGAAGGTGCACTCGCAGCGGCCAAGGAATGGAAGGATGTACATATCATCTTGGTCGGCAACAGCGCCGCGATTGAGGCTCACCTCACAGAGCGGCCGGCGAATCTAACGATCCGTCACACCGAAGAAGTTATTGAAGCGGAAGATGAGCCTGTGAAAGCTGTTCGCCGCAAAAAGGATTCTTCCATGGTAGTGGCTGGAAGGCTGGTACGCGAGAAAGAAGCGGAGGCGATGATTTCCGCAGGCAATACGGGAGCTTTAATGACGACAGGTCTACTTGTCGTAGGACGCATTCCTGGTATTGAACGTCCGGCGTTAGCGCCAATGATTCCTACCATGGATGGAAGTGGCGTGCTCGCGCTGGATTTGGGCGCAAACATGGATGCCACACCGGAACAACTCGTGCAATATGCCATAATGGGCAGTATTTACCGAGCCAAAGTTCATGGTATTAACAAGCCACGCGTAGGTCTGCTGAATGTGGGGACAGAAGCCGCCAAAGGGAATGAATTAACGAAAACAGCATATCCTTTAATGGAACAAGCGCCTATTCATTTCGTTGGAAATGTGGAATCTTCACAAGTCCTGCGAGCCAAATGCGATGTTATCGTATGTGATGGATTTGCCGGAAATATCATGCTGAAAACCTTAGAAGGCGCGGCTTCAGCTATTTTCTCAGCACTTAAACAAGAATTTACCAAATCGCTATTTACCAAACTGGCTGCGGCTGTTCTGAAACCAGGACTTACCCAATTCCGCAAAAAATTAGACTATAACGAGCATGGAGCGGCCCCGTTTCTGGGGATTGATGGACTAGTCCTGAAAAGTCATGGTTCCTCCGATGCGAATGCCATTAAGAATGCTGTTCGTCAAGCGAGAATAGCCTTGCAGAATGATTTGGTTGGCACCATATCTGCCGAAATTAGCCATGGGAAGAGAGATATAACAACATGA
- the fapR gene encoding transcription factor FapR, with protein MVLTIERLPKRQRQQQLLQAIEDNPFMTDEELMRTFGVSIQTVRLDRLELGIPELRERMKHMAVKTHDQVRSLSIDEVIGEVIDIQLDQSGISIFEIKEDHVFSRTKIARGHHIFSQANSLAVAVIDDPIALTASADIRFIRSVKLGEKCIAKAYVRSVSKGKARVEVSSYVGDEAVFRGNFVIFHSKKEHLDREDKLHADRD; from the coding sequence GTGGTGCTCACCATCGAACGCCTTCCTAAACGACAAAGGCAGCAGCAATTGCTTCAAGCGATTGAAGACAATCCTTTTATGACAGACGAAGAACTGATGCGTACGTTTGGCGTCAGTATCCAGACCGTCCGATTAGATCGATTGGAGTTAGGTATTCCTGAGCTGCGGGAACGAATGAAGCATATGGCGGTCAAGACGCATGACCAAGTTCGATCATTATCCATTGATGAAGTTATTGGAGAAGTTATCGATATACAGCTGGACCAAAGCGGTATTTCGATTTTTGAAATTAAAGAAGATCATGTTTTCTCAAGAACCAAAATAGCAAGAGGACATCATATATTCTCACAAGCGAACTCTTTGGCCGTTGCTGTCATCGACGATCCGATAGCTCTGACTGCTTCAGCAGACATTCGTTTTATACGATCTGTGAAGCTCGGAGAGAAATGCATTGCTAAAGCTTATGTGCGCTCTGTATCCAAGGGAAAAGCAAGAGTTGAAGTGTCTTCTTATGTTGGGGATGAGGCTGTTTTTCGAGGCAATTTTGTGATCTTTCATTCGAAGAAAGAGCATCTAGATAGGGAGGACAAGCTGCATGCGGATCGCGATTGA
- the rpmF gene encoding 50S ribosomal protein L32 — protein MAVPQRRTSKTRRDKRRTHFKLEVPGMVKCEQCGELKLAHRVCKSCGTYKGREIVKA, from the coding sequence ATGGCAGTACCTCAAAGGAGAACGTCCAAAACCCGTCGCGACAAGCGCCGTACTCACTTTAAATTGGAAGTTCCAGGCATGGTGAAATGTGAACAATGTGGAGAGCTTAAGCTGGCTCACCGCGTTTGCAAATCTTGCGGAACTTACAAAGGCAGAGAGATCGTAAAAGCATAA
- a CDS encoding YceD family protein, whose protein sequence is MQIRFRELALKGQPVHMTESMNLTTPFEGRHDVLGYGPVRVDLQATHEDGLAKVNGTLTLDLELSCSRCLSHTNQTIELPFEEVFMQKPEEEDPDLDEDIHLVVGDKVDLEPYVVENVVVGLPYIPLCDEACKGLCPVCGENRNLRDCGCKQEKIDPRLAGLADFFNKE, encoded by the coding sequence ATGCAAATTCGATTTAGAGAGCTTGCTCTTAAAGGGCAGCCCGTGCATATGACGGAATCAATGAACTTAACGACCCCTTTTGAAGGGCGTCACGATGTCCTTGGTTATGGTCCTGTACGTGTCGATCTTCAAGCTACGCATGAAGATGGATTAGCAAAAGTTAACGGTACGTTAACGCTAGACTTGGAGTTAAGTTGTTCACGATGCTTATCGCACACCAATCAAACAATCGAGCTTCCTTTTGAGGAAGTCTTCATGCAGAAGCCAGAAGAGGAAGATCCTGATCTTGATGAGGATATCCATTTGGTAGTTGGAGATAAAGTCGATTTGGAACCTTACGTTGTAGAAAATGTAGTGGTTGGTTTACCGTACATACCACTTTGTGACGAAGCGTGCAAAGGTCTCTGTCCCGTGTGCGGAGAGAATCGCAATCTACGTGATTGCGGCTGTAAGCAGGAGAAAATTGATCCTCGGCTTGCAGGTCTCGCGGACTTTTTTAACAAAGAATAA
- a CDS encoding SepM family pheromone-processing serine protease: protein MENEDESVRTWSNDSYRYPRVSATRRYLLSAIVGVVIVYLLFFVRLPFFIFMPGTAEEIKPMVTVAKGSDTEKGTLMLTTVRVADANVVNYIVGLLHPYEEIQPKRSVLKQGESEQEYTQRQEYVMLTSQANAIQAAYTHAKVPFHISHEGVLVLQTLPGLAGEKVLKPGDVLLKSGDKEVKVAQDLLDSLKGKKPGDSVAITYKRQKVEQQATLVLGTLPQQEGDKGEARAGLGVVPADMQSVKADQADQQVTIKAGEIGGPSAGLMFSLEIYNQLLPEDITKGYRIAGTGTIETDGTVGPIGGIEHKIIAADREKADYFFAPKDVTYKDGTKVNNYSDAVHRAEQIKTKMKIVEIGTMDDALKFLADLPSK from the coding sequence ATGGAAAATGAAGATGAGAGTGTACGCACTTGGTCGAATGATTCCTACCGTTATCCACGAGTATCAGCGACTAGAAGGTACTTACTTTCAGCGATTGTTGGCGTAGTAATCGTTTATTTGTTGTTTTTTGTAAGGCTGCCATTTTTTATTTTTATGCCGGGAACAGCAGAAGAAATAAAGCCCATGGTTACTGTAGCGAAAGGATCGGATACCGAGAAAGGGACACTGATGCTGACCACGGTGCGCGTCGCCGACGCCAATGTGGTTAATTATATAGTAGGTCTTCTACATCCTTATGAGGAGATTCAGCCTAAACGAAGTGTATTGAAACAAGGAGAGTCCGAGCAGGAATACACCCAGCGTCAAGAATATGTCATGCTAACTTCACAGGCGAATGCTATTCAAGCCGCGTATACGCATGCCAAGGTTCCCTTCCATATCAGCCACGAGGGTGTCTTGGTGCTTCAGACATTGCCTGGCCTAGCGGGCGAAAAGGTTCTCAAACCAGGGGATGTGCTGTTGAAATCGGGTGATAAAGAAGTGAAGGTCGCTCAAGATTTGCTGGACTCGCTCAAAGGTAAAAAACCAGGGGATTCCGTTGCAATCACTTATAAGAGGCAGAAAGTGGAGCAGCAAGCCACCTTAGTCTTAGGCACACTCCCACAGCAAGAAGGGGATAAGGGCGAGGCGAGAGCGGGCCTAGGTGTTGTTCCGGCAGATATGCAGTCTGTGAAAGCCGATCAAGCCGATCAGCAAGTGACGATTAAGGCTGGAGAGATTGGCGGTCCATCGGCAGGTTTGATGTTTTCCTTGGAAATTTACAATCAACTTTTGCCAGAGGATATTACCAAAGGATACAGGATCGCTGGGACTGGGACGATTGAAACGGATGGCACCGTAGGTCCAATTGGCGGAATTGAGCATAAAATTATTGCGGCAGATCGTGAAAAAGCCGATTATTTCTTCGCGCCCAAAGATGTGACCTATAAAGATGGGACTAAGGTTAATAATTACTCGGATGCCGTTCACAGAGCTGAGCAAATTAAGACGAAGATGAAAATCGTTGAAATTGGCACGATGGATGATGCTCTGAAATTTCTAGCGGATCTGCCTTCTAAATAG
- a CDS encoding nucleoside recognition domain-containing protein, with protein sequence MQPMNTRSNSKLTTLVLGSLAALTVVSVILFPDKAFQSSLEGLTIWWKLVFPAMMPFLIMTELLIGFGVIQGAGVLLEPLTKTIFRLPGVSGWALASGLIVGFPTGAKITASLREKNLITRTESERLTALSHLCSPLFLIIVVGVGFLNSAKLGIVLAVIHYGSALLTGIAMRLFRKTGSLTTESAELEPAESKFANRSTPVMKQALFTMRHAYLHDGRALGKLLGDAVTASVQTLMLIGGYMMIFSVLINVIHISQLTAALRPVTQAMLQLINIHTDTTPQWVTSVLEIHLGAYAWSQTHGLSLLAQIALISAFLGWGGLSAHAQVAGLHQQTDARYSFFLQSRILHAVLAFTLTLLLWKPLQLLFTDTEPSFLWLNTTAAHSTASTFPLNGESAWSLWGPMLAQFILLFLIMLAISTVIRAFRKKAL encoded by the coding sequence ATGCAGCCTATGAATACAAGATCCAATTCTAAACTTACGACACTGGTATTAGGGTCTTTGGCTGCCCTAACGGTTGTGTCTGTTATTCTATTCCCGGACAAGGCCTTCCAATCCTCCCTTGAAGGACTAACGATATGGTGGAAGCTCGTGTTTCCGGCGATGATGCCTTTTCTAATTATGACTGAACTGTTAATCGGTTTCGGCGTTATCCAAGGGGCAGGCGTTCTGTTAGAGCCGCTAACAAAAACTATCTTTCGGCTGCCAGGTGTAAGCGGTTGGGCTTTAGCCTCCGGACTTATTGTAGGTTTTCCTACAGGAGCCAAAATTACAGCTTCCTTGCGGGAAAAAAATCTCATCACACGGACCGAAAGCGAACGTTTAACAGCTTTGTCCCACCTATGCAGTCCGCTCTTCCTCATTATCGTCGTAGGGGTCGGGTTCCTCAACAGCGCCAAACTTGGCATCGTGCTTGCCGTTATCCATTACGGGTCAGCCCTTCTAACCGGTATTGCAATGAGATTATTCCGGAAAACGGGCTCTCTTACTACCGAGTCTGCTGAGCTTGAACCGGCAGAATCGAAATTCGCCAATCGGTCGACCCCAGTTATGAAACAAGCCCTCTTCACGATGCGTCACGCCTATTTGCATGATGGACGCGCCTTAGGCAAACTGCTTGGAGATGCCGTGACCGCCTCCGTGCAAACTTTAATGCTCATCGGCGGCTACATGATGATTTTCTCAGTCCTGATCAATGTCATTCATATTTCTCAGCTCACAGCTGCGCTGCGCCCTGTCACTCAAGCCATGCTTCAATTGATCAATATCCATACAGACACCACACCGCAGTGGGTTACAAGCGTTCTTGAGATTCATCTCGGCGCCTATGCATGGAGCCAAACCCATGGTCTCTCCCTGCTAGCACAAATAGCGCTAATTAGCGCATTTCTGGGTTGGGGCGGTCTCTCTGCCCATGCGCAGGTTGCTGGGTTGCACCAACAAACAGACGCTCGCTATAGCTTCTTTTTGCAATCCCGTATCCTTCATGCTGTGCTAGCCTTCACACTTACACTTCTGTTATGGAAACCATTGCAACTGCTTTTTACAGACACAGAACCTAGCTTTCTTTGGTTGAACACAACAGCAGCCCACTCCACCGCGTCCACCTTCCCGCTTAACGGAGAATCGGCCTGGAGTCTCTGGGGACCTATGCTGGCTCAATTTATTCTTTTGTTCCTCATCATGCTTGCCATTTCAACAGTCATAAGAGCTTTCCGTAAGAAAGCCCTATAA
- the coaD gene encoding pantetheine-phosphate adenylyltransferase has protein sequence MKQEHGRTIAVYPGSFDPVTHGHLDIIHRAAKVFDKLIVAVLNNTSKNPLFTLEERMDLIRQVTKDLPNVEVDGFRDLMVNYMKARNVRLIVRGLRAVSDFEYELQMASTNHKLNSDVETFFMTSKPKFSYLSSSIVKEIARFHGPVEDLVPVEVEEALKLKFPKDN, from the coding sequence ATGAAGCAAGAACACGGAAGAACGATAGCCGTTTATCCAGGCAGTTTCGATCCGGTTACGCATGGGCATCTTGATATCATACATAGAGCAGCAAAAGTTTTTGATAAGTTAATCGTAGCGGTTCTCAACAACACGTCCAAGAACCCCTTATTCACGCTGGAGGAGCGGATGGACCTCATTCGCCAAGTGACCAAGGATTTGCCCAATGTAGAGGTGGATGGGTTTAGAGATTTGATGGTCAATTATATGAAAGCACGCAATGTGCGTTTGATTGTACGTGGGCTTAGGGCGGTTTCGGATTTTGAATATGAGCTGCAAATGGCATCTACGAATCATAAGTTGAACTCGGATGTTGAGACTTTTTTTATGACGTCTAAGCCTAAGTTTTCTTATTTGAGCTCAAGTATTGTAAAGGAAATTGCTCGATTTCATGGACCCGTTGAAGATTTAGTCCCTGTGGAAGTGGAAGAGGCACTCAAGTTGAAATTTCCTAAAGATAATTAA
- the rsmD gene encoding 16S rRNA (guanine(966)-N(2))-methyltransferase RsmD: MRVISGTAKGRSLKAVPGTSTRPTTDKVKEAIFSMIGPYFDGGQVLDLFAGTGGLGIEALSRGMDKGVFIDIEKKSIDTIQHNLQTAGLKDQAEIYRTDATRALKALAKREQRFALVFLDPPYKMKFIADLISTMEEQAIAEANATIVVEHDAKDVLQADIGSFKLMRRADYGDTAVTIYTRSIEG, encoded by the coding sequence ATGAGAGTAATTTCAGGCACTGCCAAAGGCAGGTCGTTAAAAGCTGTACCTGGTACAAGCACACGGCCAACAACGGATAAAGTGAAAGAGGCCATCTTCAGTATGATCGGTCCTTATTTTGATGGAGGACAAGTACTTGATCTATTCGCCGGCACCGGTGGACTAGGGATCGAGGCGCTTAGCCGCGGGATGGATAAGGGTGTGTTTATCGACATCGAGAAGAAGAGCATCGACACGATCCAACACAATCTACAGACAGCAGGTCTGAAGGACCAGGCTGAGATTTATCGAACAGATGCCACTCGGGCACTGAAAGCTTTAGCGAAGCGGGAACAGCGGTTTGCGCTGGTTTTCCTTGATCCTCCGTACAAAATGAAGTTTATTGCGGATCTCATTAGCACGATGGAGGAGCAGGCTATTGCGGAAGCCAATGCGACGATCGTGGTGGAACACGATGCCAAGGATGTCTTGCAAGCTGACATCGGCAGTTTCAAACTAATGCGGCGAGCAGACTACGGAGACACGGCGGTAACGATTTACACACGATCCATCGAGGGATAA
- a CDS encoding stalk domain-containing protein, with translation MHTFLKSKKVMFLGALLIFTLGNVSGVSASTTLKEITAYLDNGIRLIVNGVPFNAKDEKGKVLTPINYEGNTYLPLRSVVEATGLNVKWDDSTRTATIGSKNEMNAGDFLVVSKDKKFQISLPSTWTRNDSFIAKINPLFKVGAVNNTTDPMQFFGIMSESKTGFSDKFTVLDYSELLIGQMNDEKIIDNLKVVSKTDLIIDGHKAKQLEITGVVNHINAAYLLTFVETENYFYQMTFWSAAKSIENSRADLTKITATFKELSD, from the coding sequence ATGCATACTTTTTTAAAAAGCAAAAAAGTAATGTTTCTAGGAGCACTACTTATTTTTACGTTGGGAAATGTGTCTGGGGTCTCAGCGAGTACAACCCTGAAGGAAATCACTGCTTATTTGGATAATGGAATTAGGTTAATTGTGAACGGAGTTCCATTCAATGCAAAGGATGAAAAAGGGAAAGTGCTGACCCCAATTAACTACGAAGGAAATACTTATCTACCTTTGAGAAGTGTTGTGGAAGCTACAGGTTTAAATGTTAAATGGGATGACAGCACAAGAACTGCGACCATAGGCTCAAAAAATGAAATGAATGCAGGAGATTTTTTGGTTGTATCCAAAGATAAAAAATTCCAAATATCATTACCATCAACTTGGACTAGGAATGATAGTTTTATTGCCAAAATTAACCCATTATTCAAAGTCGGTGCTGTTAATAATACAACTGATCCGATGCAGTTTTTTGGTATAATGTCCGAATCGAAAACGGGGTTTTCTGATAAATTCACCGTCTTAGACTACAGTGAATTATTAATAGGGCAAATGAATGACGAGAAAATAATTGATAATTTAAAAGTAGTTTCAAAAACTGATCTAATTATAGATGGTCACAAAGCTAAACAATTAGAAATTACTGGTGTAGTCAATCATATTAATGCCGCATATTTACTGACATTTGTTGAAACAGAAAACTATTTCTATCAGATGACTTTCTGGTCTGCAGCTAAGAGTATTGAGAATTCCAGAGCGGATCTAACTAAAATAACAGCTACTTTTAAAGAACTTTCTGATTAA
- a CDS encoding DUF7674 family protein: MSAWRRKALELFYDIRHSFTHGDENIYSVIFELRERVIISHKNNNSEDLDKIYDYAEWCFNQYRRSHYLHNAICVGFYEHLVDDEITLKAIPYRVKPYIFEDVKTLFEWMLRKKDGVYKQLVEEYNNINKTNFIN, translated from the coding sequence GTGAGTGCATGGAGAAGAAAGGCGTTAGAATTATTTTATGACATAAGACATAGTTTCACACATGGTGATGAGAATATTTATTCAGTAATATTTGAATTGAGAGAAAGAGTAATTATTTCACATAAGAATAATAACTCAGAAGATCTTGATAAAATCTATGATTACGCTGAATGGTGTTTTAATCAATACAGACGAAGTCATTACTTACATAATGCTATTTGTGTGGGGTTCTATGAGCATTTAGTCGATGATGAAATTACTTTAAAAGCCATTCCCTATAGAGTCAAACCGTATATATTCGAAGACGTTAAAACCTTATTTGAGTGGATGTTACGAAAAAAGGACGGGGTCTATAAACAATTAGTTGAAGAATATAATAATATAAATAAAACTAATTTTATAAACTAA
- a CDS encoding stalk domain-containing protein: protein MKLKKIAIVSSITFAFVLGGSLGVKADSVLESISAYLDHSVKIKLYGTDFALKDSEGNKLEAINYNGSTYLPLRSVAEATGMKVKWDEEKRIASLEKDSIVLANSTDTSGIKINVDGLWSPTYITNVKKIYSNWYMGVLFETTAIDNKNFKDIISMKAKEIKQYSKIIEIKEMNVGDLKGTYIDYEEPDSRTKVAFLESNNSKEYFTIEVFIAKNKYSDDNKDAFDQVISTFGKYR from the coding sequence TTGAAACTCAAAAAAATTGCTATTGTATCTTCTATTACTTTTGCATTTGTACTTGGAGGCTCGCTTGGAGTTAAGGCAGACTCAGTATTAGAATCGATTTCCGCATATCTAGATCATAGCGTCAAAATAAAATTGTACGGAACAGATTTTGCATTAAAGGATTCAGAAGGAAACAAATTAGAGGCGATAAACTATAATGGAAGCACATATCTACCTCTACGTTCAGTGGCAGAAGCGACAGGGATGAAAGTAAAGTGGGACGAGGAGAAAAGAATAGCATCATTAGAAAAGGATTCAATTGTACTTGCTAATTCTACAGATACAAGCGGAATTAAAATTAATGTCGATGGATTATGGAGCCCAACTTATATTACTAATGTTAAGAAAATTTATAGCAACTGGTATATGGGTGTTTTATTTGAGACTACAGCAATTGACAATAAAAATTTCAAGGATATTATTTCAATGAAAGCCAAAGAAATTAAACAGTATTCAAAAATTATAGAAATTAAGGAGATGAATGTAGGAGATTTAAAAGGCACTTATATTGACTATGAAGAACCGGATTCTCGCACTAAGGTAGCTTTCTTAGAAAGCAACAATTCAAAAGAGTACTTCACGATAGAAGTATTTATTGCAAAAAATAAATACAGTGATGACAATAAAGACGCTTTCGATCAAGTCATTTCAACATTTGGTAAATATAGATAG
- a CDS encoding sigma factor-like helix-turn-helix DNA-binding protein, translating into MSMLSDRERECYALSYGECFPFSEIAGMLGVSKGSMEVCVTRAQKKISKDSQNSLFLVE; encoded by the coding sequence TTGTCCATGCTTAGCGATCGAGAGCGAGAATGCTATGCACTGTCGTATGGAGAGTGCTTTCCGTTTAGTGAGATAGCCGGCATGCTAGGGGTGAGTAAAGGAAGTATGGAGGTTTGTGTGACAAGGGCTCAGAAGAAAATATCGAAAGACTCGCAGAATAGCTTATTCCTTGTGGAATAG
- a CDS encoding DUF6906 family protein, translating into MKNGKKPTSQQKIVAIIASNLDPKEWLIMKSLSTELHILHRNNKDLKVISA; encoded by the coding sequence ATGAAGAATGGAAAAAAGCCAACAAGTCAGCAAAAAATAGTTGCGATTATCGCATCCAATTTAGATCCTAAAGAGTGGTTGATTATGAAAAGCTTATCGACTGAATTACACATACTTCATCGAAATAACAAGGACTTGAAAGTAATTTCTGCTTAG
- a CDS encoding helix-turn-helix transcriptional regulator, which produces MKNIAIGQAIQAFRREKNLTQEELANRIPIDRTALARIESGERPLPSGFDSVVSSLSWKLALEIADARTGGYISNILEDVPNLDLHPAALKDLLLKQLAEAGTALERLSMSKHISPEKRKESAKKVWQEIRDVIETGNVMQGVLEDEFGLERK; this is translated from the coding sequence GTGAAAAATATCGCAATTGGACAAGCCATTCAAGCGTTTCGAAGAGAAAAGAACTTAACTCAAGAAGAACTTGCAAATCGAATTCCAATTGATCGTACAGCTCTTGCTCGGATTGAGAGCGGAGAGCGCCCATTACCGAGTGGTTTTGACTCTGTCGTATCTAGTCTATCTTGGAAGCTTGCACTTGAGATTGCTGATGCGCGAACAGGTGGATACATCTCCAACATTCTAGAGGATGTACCAAATCTGGATTTACATCCTGCAGCACTAAAAGACTTATTACTCAAACAACTTGCCGAAGCAGGGACAGCATTAGAGAGGCTATCGATGTCAAAACACATTTCCCCTGAAAAACGAAAGGAAAGTGCTAAAAAAGTTTGGCAAGAAATCAGAGACGTCATTGAGACGGGCAATGTCATGCAAGGAGTTCTTGAAGATGAGTTCGGTTTAGAGAGAAAATGA
- a CDS encoding helix-turn-helix domain-containing protein, with product MDQQVVRKTLTVDEIASYLGVHRDSIYTMVRKKEIPHFKVGARILFRMETIESWMKQQESQNHRIAQ from the coding sequence ATGGACCAACAAGTCGTACGTAAGACACTAACAGTCGACGAAATCGCATCTTACTTAGGAGTTCATCGCGATTCCATCTACACAATGGTTCGCAAGAAAGAAATCCCACACTTCAAAGTCGGCGCACGCATCCTTTTCCGAATGGAAACCATCGAGAGCTGGATGAAACAGCAAGAAAGCCAGAATCATCGTATCGCTCAATAA
- a CDS encoding helix-turn-helix domain-containing protein: MMSSLGDRLKQARERKNLNQIQVYERTKINNKTLSRYENGGSEPDISTLKTLASLYEVSVDWLTGQDVKQSGSNSIDRAFFGGADQYTEDELEIARAAAQAAVEAYRKGLNKKK, from the coding sequence ATGATGTCTTCTCTTGGAGATCGATTGAAACAAGCTAGAGAACGTAAAAATTTAAATCAAATCCAGGTATATGAGCGTACAAAAATTAACAATAAAACTCTGAGTAGATATGAAAATGGTGGTAGTGAGCCAGACATTTCTACTTTAAAAACACTTGCATCGCTTTATGAAGTTTCAGTCGATTGGCTAACTGGCCAGGATGTAAAACAAAGTGGAAGTAACTCGATTGACCGCGCCTTCTTCGGTGGCGCCGACCAGTACACCGAGGATGAACTGGAGATTGCCCGCGCCGCGGCGCAGGCTGCAGTTGAGGCTTATAGGAAGGGTTTGAACAAAAAGAAATAA